One window of Halopseudomonas maritima genomic DNA carries:
- the desA gene encoding delta-9 fatty acid desaturase DesA, producing MWYNGLLDLSVWQLIAVTLVLTHITIVSVTVYLHRYSAHRSLELHPALKHFFRFWLWLTTSMNTREWTAIHRKHHAKCETPDDPHSPVHKGLTTVLRKGAELYMEEAKNEETLRIYGKNCPDDWIERNLYSRFPIAGVTLMALIDLALFGVLGITIWAVQMMWIPVLAAGVINGLGHALGYRNFECRDAATNILPWGILIGGEELHNNHHTYPNSAKLSVKKWEFDMGWLWIRLFSLLGLAEVRRTAPIAHRVEGKQTLDMDTAMAILNNRFQIMAQYRKLVIKPAVRSELERMDQSVRHLFRRAKRLLSRETSLLNEKHEARIQTMLEHSQALKVIYEKRLALQQIWGRTSANSHDMLQALKDWCHQAEDSGIKALQEFADSLRTYSLRPAS from the coding sequence ATGTGGTACAACGGCTTACTTGACCTGTCCGTGTGGCAACTGATTGCAGTCACGCTGGTCCTGACACACATCACCATCGTCAGCGTCACAGTGTACCTGCACCGCTACTCGGCGCACCGCTCTCTTGAACTGCATCCTGCGCTCAAGCATTTTTTCCGCTTTTGGCTGTGGCTGACAACCAGCATGAACACCCGCGAATGGACCGCCATCCATCGCAAGCATCATGCCAAATGCGAAACACCCGATGACCCGCACAGCCCCGTGCACAAGGGCCTGACTACCGTGCTGCGCAAAGGTGCAGAGCTCTACATGGAAGAGGCCAAGAACGAGGAAACCCTGCGCATCTACGGCAAGAACTGCCCGGATGACTGGATTGAGCGCAACCTCTACAGCCGCTTTCCGATTGCCGGCGTGACCCTGATGGCGCTGATCGACCTGGCACTGTTCGGCGTGCTAGGCATTACCATCTGGGCGGTGCAGATGATGTGGATTCCGGTATTAGCAGCCGGCGTTATCAACGGCCTGGGGCACGCCCTGGGCTACCGCAACTTCGAGTGCCGCGACGCCGCCACCAACATCCTGCCCTGGGGCATCCTGATCGGCGGCGAAGAGCTGCACAACAACCACCACACCTACCCCAACTCGGCCAAACTCTCGGTCAAGAAGTGGGAGTTTGACATGGGCTGGCTGTGGATTCGTCTGTTCAGCCTGCTGGGCCTGGCCGAAGTGCGCCGTACCGCACCGATTGCCCACCGCGTTGAGGGCAAGCAAACGCTGGACATGGACACTGCCATGGCGATTCTCAACAACCGCTTCCAGATCATGGCCCAGTACCGCAAGCTGGTCATCAAGCCGGCGGTGCGCAGTGAACTGGAGCGCATGGATCAGTCGGTGCGTCACCTGTTCCGCCGCGCCAAGCGCCTGCTCAGCCGCGAAACCAGCCTGCTGAATGAAAAGCACGAGGCCCGCATTCAGACCATGCTGGAGCATAGCCAGGCACTCAAGGTGATCTACGAGAAACGCCTGGCCCTGCAACAGATCTGGGGCCGTACCAGCGCCAATAGCCACGACATGCTGCAGGCGC